The Gemmatimonadota bacterium genome has a segment encoding these proteins:
- the radA gene encoding DNA repair protein RadA, which translates to MAKPKSIWRCVECGHDHPKWVGRCEACGAWNSVGEEPLAAAPSRGAGSVAIGAPVIRLRDVTGVRLERWSTGLPELDYVLGGGLVPGSMTLIGGEPGIGKSTLLLQAAGLLEQAGHTVLYASGEESAEQLRLRADRLGDAAGGVQVVGETRLESVLQAARMVNASVLVLDSIQTVFTDALESAPGNVGQVRECAGLLMRFAKESGTAVVVVGHVTKGGSIAGPKTLEHIVDTVLYFEGEASLDYRLLRATKNRFGAVDELGVFEMTARGLVAVANPSAVFLAARASGTSGSAVTALMEGTRPVLVEVQALAAPSGYGTPQRVATGLDQKRLAVILAVLERRAGASFAALDVFVQVTAGVRLSEPGADLAVAAALLSSMHDRPTPANALYLGEVGLGGEIRPIGGLDRRLAEAARLGFNEAWGSDRSTAKVAGIRHRGLAHVDQLVRALAA; encoded by the coding sequence GTGGCGAAGCCGAAGTCGATCTGGCGTTGTGTCGAGTGTGGGCACGACCATCCCAAGTGGGTCGGGCGCTGCGAAGCGTGCGGCGCCTGGAACTCGGTCGGGGAAGAGCCGCTGGCCGCCGCGCCATCACGCGGGGCGGGGAGCGTGGCGATCGGGGCTCCGGTCATCCGCTTGCGGGATGTCACCGGCGTCCGCCTCGAACGCTGGAGCACTGGTCTCCCGGAGCTCGATTACGTCCTCGGCGGCGGACTGGTGCCGGGGTCGATGACACTGATCGGCGGCGAACCCGGCATCGGCAAGTCCACACTCCTGCTGCAAGCGGCCGGACTGCTCGAGCAGGCGGGTCACACCGTGCTCTACGCCAGCGGCGAGGAGTCAGCCGAACAGCTCCGGCTCCGCGCCGATCGCCTTGGGGACGCCGCGGGGGGCGTGCAGGTCGTTGGCGAAACACGCCTCGAGTCAGTACTGCAGGCGGCGCGGATGGTCAACGCATCGGTGCTCGTGCTCGATTCGATTCAGACGGTCTTCACCGACGCACTCGAAAGTGCACCAGGTAACGTGGGCCAGGTGCGCGAATGCGCCGGCTTGCTGATGCGCTTCGCCAAGGAGAGCGGCACCGCGGTGGTGGTGGTGGGCCATGTTACCAAGGGGGGAAGCATCGCAGGTCCCAAGACCCTTGAGCACATCGTCGACACCGTGCTGTACTTCGAGGGTGAGGCATCGCTCGACTACCGTCTCCTGCGCGCGACCAAGAACCGGTTCGGAGCAGTCGACGAATTGGGCGTCTTCGAAATGACTGCCCGCGGGCTGGTGGCGGTCGCGAACCCCTCAGCTGTATTCCTCGCCGCGCGAGCGAGTGGCACATCCGGAAGCGCCGTGACCGCGTTGATGGAAGGGACGCGTCCGGTGCTCGTCGAAGTGCAGGCCCTCGCAGCGCCTTCCGGATACGGTACGCCGCAGCGGGTGGCAACTGGCCTCGACCAGAAGCGCCTGGCGGTCATTCTCGCCGTCCTCGAGCGACGCGCCGGCGCATCGTTCGCCGCCCTCGATGTATTCGTCCAGGTGACGGCGGGTGTTCGGCTCAGCGAGCCGGGGGCAGATCTCGCCGTCGCGGCCGCACTGCTCTCCTCGATGCATGACCGACCCACGCCCGCCAACGCGCTCTATCTCGGCGAAGTCGGGCTCGGCGGAGAAATCCGTCCGATCGGGGGGCTCGATCGCCGACTCGCCGAAGCGGCGCGACTCGGCTTCAACGAAGCGTGGGGATCCGACCGCTCCACCGCGAAGGTGGCCGGTATCCGGCATCGTGGCCTCGCCCATGTTGATCAGCTGGTGCGTGCCCTTGCCGCGTGA